In Myxocyprinus asiaticus isolate MX2 ecotype Aquarium Trade chromosome 3, UBuf_Myxa_2, whole genome shotgun sequence, the following proteins share a genomic window:
- the LOC127422800 gene encoding suppressor APC domain-containing protein 2-like isoform X2 produces MNRDATPSQTEWIMECSASLSLSPLPLMVVNRVGPRGLDAGESLWATYTTVFIPLSSSLFSSRALSFYVWLKQMKELEQEKDSLLAGLDVLEQAREWYQTRIHNVTETQRQVGQSHQSTEFFAESCQSRMDLLLPKLQEVTRCLNDLISFSETALPSGSSLSASSSYSAPPAPPQAILILKEQNRLLTQEVTEKSERITQLEQEKSALIKQLFEARARNTHDSSALDSTFI; encoded by the exons CTctgcctctctctccctctccccccTCCCCCTCATGGTGGTCAATCGTGTTGGACCCCGGGGCCTGGACGCCGGTGAGTCTTTGTGGGCCACATACACCACGGTCTTCATCCCTCTGAGTAGCAGCCTGTTCTCCAGCAGAGCCTTGAGCTTCTACGTCTGG TTAAAGCAGATGAAGGAGCTGGAACAGGAGAAAGATTCTCTTCTGGCCGGGCTGGATGTGTTGGAGCAAGCCAGAGAATGGTACCAGACCCGGATCCACAATGTCACTGAGACACAGAGACAAGTTGGCCAAAGTCATCAATCAACT GAGTTTTTCGCTGAATCTTGTCAGAGTCGGATGGATCTTCTTCTGCCTAAACTACAGGAAGTGACACGCTGTCTGAATGATTTGATTTCATTCTCTGAGACG GCGCTGCCATCTGGGAGCTCACTGTCTGCCAGCAGCTCCTACAGCGCTCCTCCTGCACCTCCTCAGGCCATCCTCATACTGAAGGAGCAGAACCGACTCCTCACACAG GAAGTTACAGAGAAAAGTGAGCGCATCACTCAACTGGAGCAGGAGAAATCTGCTCTGATCAAGCAGCTGTTTGAGGCTCGAGCTCGCAACACTCACGACAGCAGCGCGCTCGACTCCACCTTCATCTGA